From Fervidobacterium sp., the proteins below share one genomic window:
- the coaE gene encoding dephospho-CoA kinase (Dephospho-CoA kinase (CoaE) performs the final step in coenzyme A biosynthesis.), giving the protein MIICVTGKIGTGKSTVSLFFKNLGFVYIDVDKLGHKAFELNADLIRNEFGTSDRKEVGKIVFSNSEKLRKLESLVHPTLKELLDKELQKNVGKHIVIEAAIKRRLNINLCDLVITVVADKQVIKERLKGRYTPELVDKILNLQEDILEEGIVIKNNGTYEELVENLRKIWEFISKDFLK; this is encoded by the coding sequence ATGATAATATGCGTCACTGGTAAGATAGGAACAGGAAAAAGTACTGTTTCGTTGTTTTTTAAAAACTTAGGATTTGTGTATATAGACGTCGATAAACTTGGTCATAAAGCTTTCGAACTGAATGCTGATCTGATTAGAAATGAATTTGGTACATCAGATAGAAAAGAAGTTGGGAAAATAGTATTTTCTAATTCCGAGAAGCTCAGAAAACTTGAAAGCTTAGTTCATCCCACGTTAAAAGAATTGTTAGACAAGGAACTACAAAAAAACGTCGGAAAACATATTGTCATCGAAGCAGCCATAAAAAGGAGGTTGAATATAAATCTTTGCGACCTTGTAATAACAGTTGTTGCAGATAAGCAAGTAATCAAAGAAAGATTAAAGGGCAGATACACTCCTGAGTTGGTTGACAAAATCTTGAACTTGCAAGAAGACATACTTGAAGAGGGAATAGTAATAAAAAACAATGGGACTTACGAGGAACTTGTTGAAAATTTAAGGAAAATATGGGAGTTTATATCAAAAGATTTTTTAAAATAA
- the nadE gene encoding NAD(+) synthase, whose protein sequence is MSFDVRRECDRIIEFINSVIRTYNFKGAVIGVSGGIDSAVVLALLVQAVGREKIKALILPERDSSKKSVEDAKLVCKTFGVNYELHNLSAALRGLGVYSLFPPAILIPESVKIQYSRNRWQKYDDPYILDLKNEGDEEFLKGIAYYRSKHRMRMCKLYMEAEKCGYCVVGTTNKTELLLGLYVKWGDDSTDIEPIKHLYKTQVFELGKYLNVPERILSKKPTPDLIPGITDEDAFGITYEEVDSVLMDLERGIERTDPAGLRVKKIMELTKLRELKSLGPLD, encoded by the coding sequence ATGAGTTTTGATGTAAGAAGAGAATGTGATAGGATAATAGAATTCATAAATTCAGTTATTCGGACTTACAACTTCAAGGGTGCGGTAATAGGTGTTAGTGGAGGTATAGACTCCGCTGTGGTTTTAGCACTTCTTGTCCAAGCAGTTGGCAGAGAAAAAATCAAGGCGCTCATATTGCCAGAACGTGATAGCTCAAAGAAATCAGTTGAGGATGCAAAGTTAGTTTGTAAAACATTTGGTGTCAATTATGAACTACATAACTTATCAGCTGCACTAAGAGGCTTGGGAGTTTATTCATTATTTCCACCTGCTATACTTATACCCGAGAGTGTTAAAATACAATATTCAAGAAATAGATGGCAAAAATACGATGATCCATACATACTCGATCTCAAAAATGAGGGAGATGAAGAGTTTTTAAAAGGGATTGCTTATTATAGATCAAAGCATCGTATGAGAATGTGTAAACTTTACATGGAAGCTGAAAAATGCGGTTATTGCGTTGTTGGTACAACTAACAAAACAGAATTATTGCTTGGACTTTACGTAAAATGGGGAGATGATTCAACAGATATAGAACCTATCAAGCATCTTTACAAAACACAAGTCTTTGAACTTGGTAAGTATTTAAACGTTCCAGAAAGAATACTGAGTAAAAAGCCTACACCTGATCTGATTCCAGGTATTACAGATGAAGATGCTTTTGGTATAACCTACGAAGAAGTGGATAGTGTCTTGATGGATTTGGAGAGAGGTATAGAAAGAACAGATCCAGCTGGTTTAAGGGTCAAAAAGATTATGGAACTAACAAAACTTAGAGAATTGAAATCATTGGGACCGTTAGATTAA
- a CDS encoding ATP-binding protein, giving the protein MISKKICDVLIKIFEIDKNCGEVTKIADEISQLVGVDKLSIAIYEEGKTLFRVLITNFLPAYSKIPYEFINEHESFSKIVLDEKYEAYVYRLRNGHSSKVTGLILTDSVPQKMANFNELSDFLGFALGFVPSYEKTKKYLEKYRSLWMLTNIFESSETVTELTSDFLKVMSRIIDAEVSYILKRNEEKFIVTHYNSLTDELNEFELDQSDIEKDVFRYFKGSDKILYKPTGLELLLKVNKVLSALIVRSDLGWFIFANKKEPYTYSTSKSFDSMDLDIVRDSVNRLYLAKGRIEFERKLREEVEKLRQLQVSYESLIEDQREQLRKMNAVHYISQAIRTMYSVKNVYRTLLLGITSGRLLGYNRALLLSYDERKDILVGKVWLGPESENVEDDWRKANQRAMRYADVVQYLREEAMVLEIKNKLTEMIEGKVFPYKGHPILERCILRKRIFISNEKIIDTMGLDAIDLVNLLGTKEFAVIPLVGREGIFGVIIVDNYYTKKAIKDTDVEILKILSDSASLAIETAINYEELKNKTLSLERQKSLTEYLREFSESILQNMSSAIIVIDKEGKITEWNRKAEIYFGRPKEQMTGVELRTLGTEFDDIQEMAYQSMKIKEEITLNNYLIQVMGIEKYYDIRITPFWDAEKIILRGVIITLDDVTDRVNLEKERKKQEKLAALGEMAARVAHELRNPISVLGGFIKRLERNIDIPEAREKYVNILKDEILRLENIVNEILDFSREPRTLEFTDFNINKLISDVYLLLEEKIKEKKILFSFVFDSEEVNVHAEYSRIKQVIINILQNAIEATPNGGKILVETRIGIEKILVSIWNEGKPIDKTTSEKLFTPFFTTKVHGTGLGLAICKKIVEDEHKGRIYHEATEDGNKFVVELPKNTK; this is encoded by the coding sequence ATGATAAGTAAGAAGATTTGTGATGTACTGATAAAAATATTTGAAATAGATAAAAATTGCGGAGAAGTTACAAAGATCGCTGATGAGATATCACAACTAGTTGGTGTGGATAAATTATCAATTGCCATTTATGAAGAAGGGAAAACGCTTTTTAGAGTTTTGATAACAAACTTCTTACCTGCGTATTCAAAGATTCCATACGAATTTATCAACGAACATGAGTCGTTTTCAAAAATAGTTTTGGACGAAAAATATGAAGCATACGTTTATAGATTAAGAAATGGACATTCGAGTAAAGTTACTGGCCTGATACTCACAGATAGCGTACCGCAGAAGATGGCAAACTTTAACGAACTTTCAGATTTTCTGGGTTTTGCACTTGGGTTTGTACCAAGCTATGAAAAAACAAAAAAATATCTTGAGAAATACAGATCGTTGTGGATGTTAACGAATATATTTGAAAGCAGTGAAACAGTAACGGAACTAACCTCTGATTTTCTTAAAGTAATGTCACGAATAATAGATGCCGAAGTTTCCTACATTTTGAAAAGAAACGAAGAGAAATTTATTGTTACGCACTATAATTCTTTAACTGATGAACTAAACGAGTTTGAATTAGACCAAAGTGATATAGAAAAGGATGTTTTTCGATACTTCAAAGGTTCAGATAAGATTTTGTATAAACCTACAGGTTTAGAATTGTTATTGAAAGTTAATAAAGTGCTTTCCGCACTCATAGTTCGCTCTGACTTAGGATGGTTCATTTTTGCTAACAAGAAGGAGCCATATACTTATTCGACTTCAAAATCTTTTGATTCAATGGATCTGGATATAGTTCGCGACTCTGTCAATAGACTTTACTTAGCCAAGGGTAGAATCGAGTTTGAACGTAAGCTTAGGGAAGAAGTGGAAAAACTTCGGCAACTTCAAGTAAGTTATGAGTCGCTGATAGAAGATCAGAGAGAACAATTAAGAAAAATGAATGCCGTTCATTATATCAGCCAGGCGATAAGAACGATGTACAGTGTTAAGAACGTGTACAGGACACTTTTGCTCGGTATAACATCTGGGAGACTACTTGGCTACAATCGTGCTCTGTTACTTTCTTACGATGAAAGGAAAGATATATTAGTAGGTAAGGTATGGCTTGGTCCTGAAAGTGAAAATGTGGAAGATGATTGGAGAAAGGCAAACCAGAGAGCTATGAGGTATGCCGATGTTGTTCAATATCTCAGAGAAGAAGCCATGGTTCTTGAAATCAAAAATAAACTCACTGAAATGATAGAAGGAAAGGTATTTCCATACAAGGGTCATCCTATACTTGAAAGGTGCATCTTAAGAAAGAGAATCTTTATATCTAATGAAAAAATAATCGACACAATGGGATTGGATGCTATTGACTTAGTGAATTTACTCGGAACAAAAGAATTTGCCGTTATACCATTGGTTGGCAGAGAAGGAATATTTGGGGTTATTATCGTCGATAATTATTACACTAAGAAAGCAATCAAAGACACCGACGTTGAAATTCTTAAAATACTTTCTGACAGTGCAAGTCTTGCGATAGAAACAGCTATAAATTATGAGGAACTAAAAAATAAGACACTTTCCCTTGAACGTCAAAAGAGCTTAACAGAGTATTTAAGGGAATTTTCCGAATCAATACTCCAAAACATGTCCTCTGCCATTATTGTTATTGATAAGGAAGGCAAAATCACAGAATGGAATAGGAAAGCAGAAATATATTTTGGAAGACCAAAAGAACAGATGACAGGAGTTGAATTAAGAACGTTGGGTACAGAGTTTGATGATATACAAGAGATGGCCTATCAAAGTATGAAAATTAAAGAAGAAATAACCTTAAATAACTACTTGATACAGGTCATGGGAATCGAGAAATATTACGATATAAGAATTACTCCTTTCTGGGACGCAGAGAAAATAATTTTAAGAGGTGTTATTATTACTCTTGATGACGTAACTGATCGGGTTAATCTTGAAAAGGAACGTAAAAAGCAAGAAAAACTTGCCGCACTTGGTGAAATGGCGGCACGTGTTGCACACGAGCTGAGGAACCCTATCTCAGTGCTTGGTGGGTTTATAAAAAGGCTTGAAAGAAATATCGATATCCCAGAAGCGCGTGAAAAATATGTGAACATATTGAAAGACGAAATATTGAGATTAGAGAACATCGTTAACGAAATACTTGATTTTAGCAGAGAGCCAAGAACCCTTGAGTTTACTGATTTCAATATTAACAAGTTAATAAGCGATGTTTATTTGCTTTTGGAAGAGAAGATTAAAGAAAAAAAGATACTCTTTTCTTTTGTGTTTGACTCGGAAGAAGTTAATGTGCATGCTGAGTATTCGCGTATAAAACAGGTAATAATAAACATTCTTCAGAATGCAATTGAAGCAACACCAAACGGTGGTAAAATATTAGTAGAGACTCGCATAGGAATTGAAAAAATATTAGTTTCTATCTGGAACGAAGGTAAACCAATCGACAAAACCACCTCAGAGAAGTTGTTTACTCCGTTTTTCACAACAAAAGTGCACGGTACCGGACTTGGACTTGCTATTTGTAAGAAAATAGTAGAAGATGAACATAAGGGGAGGATATACCATGAAGCAACAGAAGATGGTAACAAATTTGTTGTTGAACTTCCAAAAAATACTAAGTAG
- a CDS encoding aspartate 1-decarboxylase: MMEVMLKAKIHMATVTEKELEYEGSIGIDEELLELSGIKINEMVLVSDVNNGNRLVTYVIPEPRGSRKISLNGAAARLVEKGDRIIIMAFGIYTPDEYKGAKIVILNPDNTVKEIR; this comes from the coding sequence ATGATGGAAGTAATGTTAAAAGCCAAAATTCATATGGCAACTGTAACAGAAAAAGAATTAGAGTATGAAGGAAGTATAGGTATAGACGAAGAATTATTGGAATTGAGTGGCATAAAGATAAATGAAATGGTCTTAGTTTCAGATGTCAACAATGGAAATAGGTTAGTGACTTATGTTATTCCAGAACCACGTGGTAGCAGAAAAATTTCTCTCAATGGAGCTGCTGCAAGGCTTGTGGAAAAAGGAGATAGAATAATCATCATGGCTTTTGGAATCTACACACCGGATGAATACAAAGGTGCGAAAATTGTTATACTAAACCCAGATAACACGGTAAAGGAAATTAGATAA
- a CDS encoding FapA family protein, producing MDATVSVSQDKMEAYIKISNLLPGEQVTLEKLMEYIRGAKIVHNIDYDALRTFCKDPVQDVPVLFARGDPPKDGEDGRVVFEVTATKGPSTFLKDNRVDFREFPVQKRIIVKRGQKIATIYPPTEGIPGKNVYGEVVPARKGSEAKVNLGKNVTLSEDGMHILATSEGILKVDPEKNYVEVSEYLEVENNVDYTTGNIDFPGIVLIKGDVKPGFVVRAKGDIDINGVAEAATVISLEGNVRISGAKGKDKGLIKAKKAVYVKYAESITIEAENLFFEHDLLNCTVRVTNSIIGRGRNSSIIGGEYIASSCIECDEIGSDMGVKTYLEVGVNPYIREEIKLLKAQIEIDKASIQKLLAIVKQYKELKEKGINIPEGKEEQFSKVTKTLINLREQLEKNIARLHELEDKISRITFDSKIIARKALYPGVEVFIHNTRYYSEILLQKVVLRFDGEKIVAGGYSE from the coding sequence ATGGATGCAACTGTTAGTGTATCACAAGACAAAATGGAAGCATACATAAAGATTTCCAATCTGCTCCCAGGAGAACAAGTAACCTTAGAAAAATTAATGGAGTATATTAGAGGAGCAAAAATCGTTCATAACATCGATTACGATGCACTGAGGACTTTTTGTAAAGATCCTGTTCAGGATGTTCCTGTTTTGTTCGCACGTGGCGATCCGCCAAAAGACGGTGAAGACGGTAGAGTTGTTTTTGAGGTCACAGCGACAAAAGGGCCGAGCACATTTTTAAAAGATAATCGCGTTGATTTTAGAGAATTTCCCGTTCAGAAAAGAATAATAGTGAAAAGAGGACAAAAAATCGCAACTATATATCCACCAACGGAAGGTATCCCTGGAAAAAATGTATATGGCGAAGTAGTTCCGGCAAGAAAGGGCAGTGAAGCTAAAGTAAACCTTGGAAAAAACGTCACACTGAGTGAAGATGGAATGCACATTCTAGCAACTTCCGAAGGTATTCTCAAAGTTGATCCTGAAAAAAATTATGTAGAAGTTAGTGAGTATTTAGAAGTAGAAAACAATGTTGATTACACAACCGGAAACATAGACTTTCCGGGTATAGTTTTAATAAAAGGTGATGTCAAACCAGGGTTTGTAGTAAGGGCAAAGGGTGATATAGACATAAACGGCGTAGCAGAAGCTGCGACAGTTATTTCTCTTGAAGGGAATGTCAGAATTTCTGGTGCTAAGGGAAAAGATAAAGGACTTATAAAGGCAAAAAAGGCTGTGTACGTTAAGTACGCAGAATCTATAACCATAGAAGCAGAAAATCTTTTTTTCGAACACGATCTGCTAAACTGCACAGTAAGGGTTACAAATTCAATAATTGGAAGGGGTAGGAATTCTTCCATAATAGGCGGGGAATACATTGCTTCAAGTTGCATTGAATGTGACGAAATTGGCTCAGACATGGGTGTTAAAACGTACTTGGAAGTTGGTGTAAATCCGTACATAAGAGAGGAAATTAAATTATTAAAAGCGCAAATAGAGATAGATAAAGCAAGCATTCAAAAACTTTTGGCTATCGTAAAACAGTACAAAGAACTCAAGGAAAAAGGTATAAATATTCCAGAAGGCAAAGAAGAGCAGTTCTCTAAAGTTACTAAAACTTTGATAAATCTGCGAGAACAACTTGAGAAAAATATCGCACGACTTCATGAACTTGAAGATAAAATTTCAAGAATTACTTTTGATTCAAAAATCATAGCACGGAAGGCTCTTTATCCGGGAGTTGAGGTGTTCATTCATAATACCAGATATTATTCCGAAATCTTACTCCAAAAAGTTGTTTTGCGATTTGATGGAGAAAAAATAGTGGCTGGGGGTTACTCTGAATAA
- a CDS encoding class I mannose-6-phosphate isomerase produces the protein MSFLKILPEFRPMVWGNEEINKIFDLKLKEPIGEIWLLSGHPLFESKLEDGRTMNEFGKRLYDAKYPRFPILIKLVSTNQWLSVQVHPDDYFAKTVEGEPWGKSEAWYFLTDGEFAICENVEKMIKIIEDNDIENMGQILTYVKVKRGTFVNIPAGTVHALGPNSTVLEVQQSSDLTYRIYDWGRPRETHLPKALKVSKNVNISDIVFENIQKLSTNYFTMEVKTVSGRFSEEVSLPVVSIPLEINKDFCATLSFDRSFQNDNLYVYNFIK, from the coding sequence ATGTCTTTCTTGAAAATTTTGCCAGAATTCAGACCTATGGTGTGGGGAAATGAAGAGATAAACAAGATATTTGATTTAAAACTGAAGGAACCGATAGGGGAAATTTGGCTTCTTTCAGGACATCCTTTGTTCGAAAGTAAACTTGAAGATGGCAGAACTATGAATGAATTTGGTAAAAGATTATATGATGCAAAATATCCAAGATTCCCCATTTTAATAAAACTTGTTTCCACAAATCAGTGGCTTAGTGTTCAAGTTCATCCTGATGATTATTTTGCAAAAACGGTTGAAGGTGAACCGTGGGGGAAAAGTGAGGCTTGGTATTTTCTTACAGATGGAGAATTTGCTATTTGCGAAAATGTCGAAAAAATGATTAAGATAATTGAAGATAATGATATCGAAAACATGGGACAAATTTTAACCTATGTAAAAGTCAAACGCGGCACCTTTGTTAATATACCAGCTGGTACGGTACACGCACTTGGTCCAAACAGTACGGTCTTAGAAGTTCAGCAAAGCTCAGATTTAACATACAGAATATACGATTGGGGAAGACCAAGGGAAACACACTTACCGAAAGCTCTTAAAGTCTCGAAAAACGTAAATATTTCGGATATAGTTTTTGAAAATATTCAAAAACTTTCGACAAATTATTTTACTATGGAAGTAAAAACTGTATCTGGAAGATTTTCAGAGGAAGTTTCGTTACCTGTAGTTTCCATACCTTTGGAAATAAACAAGGATTTTTGTGCTACTTTGAGTTTCGACAGGTCGTTTCAGAATGATAATCTGTATGTGTACAATTTCATAAAGTAA
- a CDS encoding acyl carrier protein produces MVDREELFKKVAEIISEKLNVPIEDIDEDSHLIEDLGADSLDAFDLVMVFEDEFGIKLEDEEVEKLLTVKDILDTLIEKLKEE; encoded by the coding sequence ATAGTGGATAGAGAAGAACTCTTTAAGAAGGTAGCTGAAATTATATCGGAGAAACTAAACGTACCAATTGAAGATATTGATGAAGACAGCCATCTTATAGAGGATCTTGGAGCGGATTCACTTGATGCTTTTGATTTAGTCATGGTTTTTGAGGATGAATTTGGAATCAAGCTTGAAGACGAAGAAGTTGAAAAGCTCCTAACAGTAAAGGATATTTTAGATACTCTTATAGAAAAACTTAAAGAAGAATAA
- a CDS encoding M3 family oligoendopeptidase, translating to MDWELEKLFSNDEQAIEHAQKHLRQLENLIQEFESTFDEEKLIRLLKDIEENADEFSKTNQYAWMKYSVKTNELESQKLLGIVYDLSTKIDEILVRMELHLSQLNDEKIISFKNKAENYKHLLDIIERKKPHILHKEAEKVLALMSGSRRGAISKIHSRLESSYVFELEIEGERKRLTTEEVKSLRRHPDSKLRKHAMKMLLNRFANDSIVLTEIYNLIVKDYDTESKLRKFERPICMMNIENEVEDEIVDNLINVTNENVHIVRNYYKWKSGVLGEELTLADLYAPLSNNVRKFTFQEAKDIILNAYYSFDECLGKIVKSFFDENRIDLYPKEGKVSGAYCIYSTTKFPAYILTNFNGDMYDIMTLAHELGHGVHGTLSKKQTFFNYDTPLTLSELASVFGEFLVFEYLKETIENEEKIQLMASKIEDTFATTFRQNMFTNFEIEAHDLISSTGFADWNELNEIYHKVLLDTFGDVVNIPEWYKNEWAMVSHFFETPFYVYAYNFAHCLVISLYQKYLESGKLFSRSYKSLLESGGSLSPKQLLDKVGIDISKPSFWEDSFKFINYLSGQLYALE from the coding sequence TTGGATTGGGAATTAGAAAAGTTGTTTAGTAATGATGAGCAAGCAATTGAGCATGCACAAAAGCATCTTAGACAATTAGAAAACTTAATACAAGAATTTGAAAGTACATTTGACGAGGAAAAGTTAATAAGATTGCTTAAAGACATTGAGGAAAATGCTGATGAATTTTCAAAAACAAATCAGTATGCTTGGATGAAATACTCTGTAAAAACCAACGAGTTGGAAAGTCAAAAATTGCTTGGGATAGTTTACGATTTATCAACTAAGATAGATGAAATCTTAGTAAGGATGGAACTTCATCTTTCCCAACTCAACGATGAAAAAATAATTTCTTTCAAGAACAAGGCAGAAAATTATAAGCATCTTTTAGATATTATAGAAAGAAAAAAGCCACATATACTTCACAAAGAGGCGGAAAAAGTATTGGCTTTGATGTCTGGTTCAAGACGTGGTGCCATTTCTAAAATACACAGCAGACTCGAAAGTTCTTATGTATTCGAATTGGAAATCGAAGGTGAGAGAAAGAGATTAACAACAGAAGAAGTAAAATCATTGCGTCGCCACCCGGATTCCAAGTTGAGAAAACATGCGATGAAGATGTTGTTAAACCGTTTTGCAAACGATTCAATAGTACTAACGGAAATTTATAATCTCATAGTAAAAGATTACGATACAGAGAGCAAATTGAGAAAATTTGAAAGACCTATCTGTATGATGAATATTGAGAACGAAGTTGAAGATGAAATAGTGGATAATCTGATAAATGTTACAAATGAAAATGTACATATAGTCAGAAATTACTACAAATGGAAAAGTGGTGTACTTGGTGAAGAACTGACACTCGCAGATCTCTATGCACCACTTAGTAACAATGTCAGGAAGTTTACATTTCAAGAGGCAAAAGATATCATTTTGAATGCATATTATTCGTTTGATGAATGCTTGGGGAAGATTGTGAAATCATTTTTTGACGAAAACAGAATTGATCTATATCCAAAAGAAGGTAAGGTATCAGGAGCTTATTGCATATACTCAACCACAAAGTTTCCTGCATACATTTTAACAAACTTCAACGGCGATATGTACGATATAATGACCCTTGCACACGAACTCGGGCACGGAGTGCATGGAACTCTTTCTAAGAAACAAACATTCTTTAACTACGATACACCACTTACATTATCAGAACTTGCGTCAGTTTTCGGAGAATTTTTAGTTTTTGAATATCTAAAAGAAACCATCGAGAATGAAGAAAAGATTCAACTTATGGCCTCGAAAATAGAAGACACCTTCGCTACAACGTTTAGGCAGAATATGTTTACTAATTTTGAGATCGAAGCGCACGACTTAATAAGCTCAACAGGCTTTGCTGATTGGAACGAATTGAACGAAATTTATCACAAAGTGCTCTTAGATACATTCGGTGATGTTGTAAACATACCAGAATGGTATAAAAATGAATGGGCTATGGTCTCGCATTTCTTTGAAACTCCCTTTTATGTCTATGCTTACAATTTTGCTCATTGTCTTGTTATATCACTTTATCAGAAATACCTTGAATCTGGAAAACTGTTCTCAAGAAGTTACAAGTCACTTCTTGAGTCTGGAGGGAGCCTATCACCAAAACAATTACTTGATAAAGTAGGCATCGACATATCAAAACCAAGTTTTTGGGAAGATTCGTTTAAGTTTATCAATTATCTTTCTGGTCAATTATACGCGCTAGAATAG
- the lepA gene encoding translation elongation factor 4: protein MRKVENVRNICIIAHIDHGKTTLTDRILEMTNAIDRRKMREQYLDSMDIERERGITIKSHPLRVFYRADDGTEYEINIVDTPGHVDFSYEVDRSMAAVEGAILLVDATQGVQAQTVANTYKALEHNLEIIPAINKIDVPTANIEETIAEIEDLIGIPSEEIYRISAKEGIGVKELIEAVIKLVPAPVTRDDGYLRALIFDAKYDKYRGVVTYVRIFDGEIKPKDKIIMMSSGEIYEIDEVGTFTPDMTPVESLKAGDIGYIIAGLKDVSKAKIGDTITKPENPAPDPLPGYKEVKPMVYAGMYPGLPEYYEELRKALDKYKLNDAALVYKPDHSPALGFGFRCGFLGLLHMDVVRERLEREFEIAVILTAPNVEYKIITHSGEEIMINDPAKFPEDGEVYEIYEPYVKLSIITPPDYIGKLMNLVQNEKRGTLVSTENAGHERVVMHFEVPLAEIIFDFFDRMKAVSRGYASMDYEFLEYRKSDLVKITIYVNKEPVDALSFVAHKDKAYTIARKLVDKLAELIPQHQFEIPIQAKAGGRFIARSTVKALRKDVLAKCYGGDVTRKMKLLEKQKEGKKKLREIGNVTIPQEAFLAMLRIGEEEE from the coding sequence ATGAGAAAGGTAGAAAATGTACGAAATATTTGTATAATAGCTCACATAGATCATGGAAAGACAACGCTTACAGATAGAATACTCGAGATGACAAACGCCATAGACAGAAGAAAAATGCGTGAGCAGTACCTTGATAGCATGGACATAGAACGTGAACGAGGAATTACTATAAAGTCTCACCCTCTTAGGGTATTTTATAGAGCAGATGATGGTACTGAATACGAAATAAACATAGTTGACACACCAGGCCATGTGGATTTTTCTTACGAAGTAGACAGAAGTATGGCAGCGGTAGAAGGTGCAATATTATTAGTTGATGCTACGCAAGGTGTGCAAGCGCAAACTGTTGCCAACACCTACAAAGCATTAGAGCACAATCTTGAAATAATACCAGCTATCAATAAGATAGACGTTCCTACGGCCAACATTGAAGAGACAATAGCAGAGATAGAGGACTTAATAGGCATTCCGAGCGAAGAAATATATCGTATAAGTGCCAAAGAAGGTATAGGGGTAAAAGAACTGATAGAAGCAGTAATTAAACTTGTTCCTGCTCCTGTCACAAGGGATGATGGATATCTACGTGCGCTAATATTCGATGCAAAATACGATAAATATAGAGGTGTTGTAACGTACGTTCGGATTTTCGATGGTGAGATCAAACCAAAAGACAAGATAATAATGATGTCAAGTGGAGAGATTTATGAGATAGATGAAGTTGGTACATTTACACCCGATATGACACCTGTTGAAAGTCTTAAGGCTGGGGACATAGGTTACATAATTGCTGGTCTCAAAGATGTCTCGAAGGCAAAAATAGGTGATACGATAACAAAACCGGAAAACCCTGCACCGGATCCTTTACCAGGTTATAAAGAAGTCAAACCGATGGTATACGCAGGCATGTATCCAGGATTACCTGAGTATTATGAAGAATTGAGAAAAGCTCTGGATAAATACAAACTTAACGATGCTGCACTTGTTTACAAGCCAGATCATTCACCTGCATTAGGTTTTGGTTTCAGATGTGGATTTCTTGGGTTGCTTCACATGGACGTAGTTAGGGAAAGACTCGAAAGGGAGTTCGAGATAGCTGTTATCTTAACTGCACCGAATGTGGAATACAAGATAATTACCCACAGTGGGGAAGAAATAATGATAAATGATCCCGCCAAATTTCCTGAGGATGGAGAAGTTTATGAGATATACGAACCTTACGTTAAGCTGTCTATCATAACTCCTCCAGATTACATAGGGAAGCTGATGAACTTAGTACAAAACGAAAAACGCGGAACACTTGTTTCGACAGAAAACGCAGGTCATGAACGCGTCGTAATGCATTTTGAAGTACCACTTGCTGAGATTATATTTGATTTCTTTGATAGGATGAAAGCTGTCAGTAGAGGATACGCATCTATGGACTATGAGTTCCTTGAATACAGAAAAAGTGACCTTGTAAAGATTACAATTTACGTCAATAAAGAACCAGTTGACGCACTTTCGTTTGTTGCACACAAAGATAAGGCGTACACGATAGCAAGAAAGTTGGTTGATAAACTGGCAGAACTCATACCACAGCATCAATTCGAGATTCCGATACAAGCAAAGGCGGGGGGTAGATTCATCGCACGTTCTACAGTGAAGGCATTACGGAAAGATGTTTTGGCAAAATGTTACGGTGGAGATGTAACGAGAAAGATGAAGTTATTGGAGAAACAAAAAGAAGGAAAGAAAAAACTCAGAGAAATTGGAAACGTGACAATTCCACAAGAGGCATTTCTCGCAATGCTCAGGATAGGTGAGGAGGAAGAATAA